ACCGATTTGGTCCGTATAAACTTACATCCGAGATAGCCATTCGCTTCAATGGTGATATTTGTGAGGCTCTTACTCGGACGTTAAATAGGTTAGAAACAGCTTCTGACGAAGATTTTAAAACATTTTCACAAGGTTTCGCTCGCAAACTCATTCGAACATACTATTCAATGGTCATGGTGCGTTCTCAGATTTGGTCGACACGACTTCACGAACAATCTGAAGTCTTTATCCACCACTTCCCAGATAAAGAATCTATTATTCGAACTCTGCTAAATTGGATAGATGAACCGCCGACGGACCGTGAAGCTGTATATGAATTGTTTAAGATCGAGGGTGAGTGGGCTAGTGTGAACTTTACACATGAAGCCAATATTTTATCTTAAACTAACGGGTGCTTTAGTGAAAGATCATGTGGCTGCTGAGGCAGTTTAGTGAAAGAATAAGTTTTAAACAGGACTATTGATTAAGTACGTAGTATTTACAAAGTAGAATGTTAAAAGAGGGGGTTAATCTTTTTGAAATTTTATAGATTTGACAAAGAAGTAGGAAAAACCATTTCTCATTTTAATTCCAATTTCATTATGTCTCGAATTGTAAAAACAGAAAAACCTACACAAATTGGTTGTATGCATTTAGAAGCTAACGGAATTGTAGGTTTCCATCAAGCTGTTACCCCACAATTACTTATTGTTGTAGATGGGGCAGGATGGGTTCGCGGTGATGATGAATTAAAAGTAAATATAAAAGCTAATGATGTGGTCTTTTGGGAAAAGGGGGAGGGACACGAAACGGCAACTGTCACTGGACTAACTGCAATTGTAATTGAGTCTGAAGAATTAACCCCTTCTAATTTTATGCCAATTAAAGAACAAAAATAAAAAAATCTTGTTCAACTAACAGATGCTTTAGTCGAACAACAGTTACTTCATGTGATGCCCGATAGTAAGTGATACTTCTTTAAAATAAATAAGAAAAAACCTTAGAAAAAAGCATCAGCCGCCAAAATTGCATCTTTGGCGGCCTTTCTCCAGGTACGAAGCCAGCTATTCTTTCTTCCCAAAGAGCTTCAGCATGCTGTGCATTTGTGCATTTGGAGCGCGACGGATGAAGGACAACCATACGATTACCTAGGTAATCGCACTAGACGTCATTCAATCAAAAGCGTTCCAAGTACGCAACTATACAAATAGCGGCCAGGGATGATCCAGTTACTTACTGGTTAATTTTAGTTAATCAACAGTCGTGACATCATTTAGCCTTTAAAAAGATTTCTTTTATGCCACTTGAAATAAGGCTTGTTCTCTTCAGTTCGGTCGATTTTCATTTTTGAATGTATGCTGTATTTATCATAATCCTTTTCTGGAATCTGAGAAGAAATATGCAATCTACCTTGTCCATCGAACGCGATAAATCCGTTCTCATACAGCGCATCATGATTACAACAAAGAAGTACGCCGTTATAATGATCCACTCTTTCAAAATCCGTACTGTCTTTCCATGGTTTAGAGTAGCTTGCGCGAAGTAATGCAGGTAACTCAATCTCACAAAGCACACATTTGTTATCCCACAACGGTAGTAAGCCCTCTCTAAACTTTTGTTTACCTAAACGAATCTTCGTTTTCAACTCCGACTCTGTTTCAGCAATCATCGGAACGAACGTATTACGCTCTGTTTGAAGTACCGTACCAATTGCTAATTCTAGTTGCTCTTCATCTACTTGATATATATTAAGGTCACCTATTAATTCTAATAATTTTATTGATAATTCCTCATTGCAAGGATACAAATACCCCTGATTACCATTTGCATCTATTTGAAATGGTGAATACTTAATTGGCAGAAGCGGCAAAATAACATCGAATTCCGAACGTACATTTACAGGTATTTCGAGTTCATGATATTCTAATTCCACTAAATACCCATTATCATCTCGCCCATCATGATTTTGCATAGTTGACGGTTTACTCGCTATCTGGCACCCTGTTTTAGCAACACTAATCGCCACAATATTTCCTTTTACATAATGAAATATGCGATCCCCTTCATTTACCTCTATCATTCGTAGCCGTGAATGACGTTCTTTCCCAGTACTGTCTTGTTGCAGTGACCAAATGATCCCTAATTCTTTTTCTTCATGATATGTCTGACCTTGCATTACAACGAAACTTTGCATGTATAGAACACTCCCTAAATCGCCATTCAAATAGCTCTATACTCATTATAGCTGTTTTTGCCCAATACATTACTTAATGTGGTTTCAAATTTACTCTATATGTTGAAATTAAGCATTTCATGGAACCCCCTGCTGCGCTATGGGGTGCCTCTCGCCAAAAGCCAAGCAGCTTCGTCGCCAGTCTTATGATTTCTGCGCATACAAAAAGCCACGATTACCGAATTCTCTTCGGTAATCGTGGCTTTAATTTTTTATCGTAATTCTTAAGACTTCACTGGTACAGCTTTAATGGCTTTACCTTCTTTACGTTCTTTAGCATATTCAGCTGTAGCTGTGAATAGTACATCAGAAGACGAATTCAGTGCAGTTTCACAAGAATCCTGAACAACACCGATGATAAAACCAACACCAACAACTTGCATGGCAATATCATTTGGAACTCCAAATAAACTACATGCTAGTGGGATAAGCAATAGTGATCCGCCTGCAACCCCTGATGCACCTGCTGCAGAGACAGCCGCTACAACAGAAAGCATAAGTGCAGTCACAAAATCAACTTCAATCCCAAGCGTATGGACTGTTGCAAGAGTGAGTACAGCAATTGTAACGGCTGCACCAGCCATATTAATCGTAGCACCTAGAGGGATTGACACTGCATAAGTATCCTCATCTAATCCAAGTTCTTCACATAATTTCATATTTACAGGAATATTTGCAGCTGAACTACGTGTAAAGAATGCTGTTAAACCACTTTCTTTTAAAACCTTGAAAACAAGTGGATAAGGATTTCTGCGTATATAGACATACACGATTAACGGATTCACTACAAGTGCAATAAACAACATACACCCAACTAAAATTAAAACTAATCTACCGTATACAAGTAAAGCAGAAAGACCAGTTGTTACAATAGCATCAAAAACAAGCCCCATAATACCAATCGGTGCTAAATTGATCACCCATTGTACGACTTTAGTAATTGCATCTGAAAAACTACCTAACACGTCTTTCGTATTTTGATTGGCATTTTTTAATGCAAGACCAAGAACAACTGCCCACATTAAAATACCTAAATAGTTAGCATTTAGTAATGCATTAACCGGATTGGCAACTACGTTAAAGAGTAATGTTTCAAGAACCTCAACAATACCTTCTGGAGGAGAAAGACCTTCTGCTCCTGTTGTCAACGTTAGTGTAACTGGGAACATAAAGCTTACAGCAACAGCGACAGCCCCTGCTAGGAGTGTGCCAATCGCATAAAGAACAAGAATCGTTTTCATATTCGTTTTCGTACCGCTTTTATGCGCGGAAATAGCGTGCATCACTAAAAATAATACTAATACTGGTGCCACTGCCTTTAATGCACCGACAAATAAAGAACCGAAAATGGAAATTCCACTTGCTTTAGGGACGATTAAAGCTAATATAAGACCGACAATAATACCAATAATAATCCTTTTTACTAGACTTATTTGATTCCATTTAGTAAACAAATTTTTCATTATTCTACCCCCTTAAAGTTTTCTTAAAATGCCTATGATAAAACGGACAGTCACTTCCCCCGTAGAGGCAGTTTGTACTTATTTCGCCTCGAAGTAGACTGATAATTAATTTTAACACAAGGTTTCCGAATTGAGCAACGATTTTTTTATATCAGAATTTATATGCATTTTTTTATAAAATTCACCCCTATGTTAATTAAAAGATTGGAGATATATAGTCAGCGCTTAACAAATAGAATGTTCTTCCAACACCGCTTTGTTCGTTATACTGGCGAGGTATACCACCTAGTTAACTCCAAATAAGTAGTGCCGAGTATATAGGTACATAATAAAAAAGCTACAATTACTGAAAGATCTTCAGTAGTTGCAGCTTTCGGGCTTCATAAATTAAATTCAATCGCATGAAGGCACTAATTGCTGTCCGTGCATTCGAAAAAAGAACACACGGTGCCTGGCCCCCTACACACATCGTCCTACAGCTTTACTTTCTTAAAGCGACGGCTGGATCGGTGTGAATAAGTTTATAGCTTGCAAATACACCGATAATGATGACTACAAATCCTGTAGATAAAATTGAAACAAAAATTTGCAGGGGTGAAACGCTAATTGCTAAATCGAAAATCACTCCAGTGAGATATGCACCTCCGATAAGTACAGCATTGTAAATTGCCGCCATAGCGGATAAAAGTATATTCTCGCTGATAACCATTCTTTGTATTGACTCTTTCTTAAAACCTAATGCAGCTAACAGTCCCAACTCCTTATATCTCGAACTCTGTAGTTTAACAAGTAACACGACGCTGATGAACAAAGCAATTGCCAAAATCAAGATTGAAACGGTAAGGAATAAGCGGCTTAGACTTTTAAACGTACTTTGCAAAGCTCCCACTTCAATAGATGCGTTTTTGCTGTCGATTTCTTTTCCACTAAGCATTTGACTGACTGCCACAATATCTTCAAAATCTTTTACATCGTAGCTGATGGAATAACCTTGCTCAACCTTACCCGCTGTATAAAACGCCTGTTCAACATCGGAACTGACAAAGAAATCATCATACCCCGCATTATAAATACCGCTTACGGTTAGCTTGTACTCTTTATGTCCATATTTTAGTGTTAATTCTTTACCTACTAAATCGCTGATACTGCTCGAGAACTTTTTAGCCAGACTTGGCGTTAAAGCAATTTCATTTTTTGTTATTTTCGGCATTGTACCGTATGACATACTTTCCGTTGTTTTTGACATCGGATATTTTTCTGCCATCGTTACACTATTGTCATCCATACGGAGACTAACATCGGTAATCCTATGTTGAAGGTAGACGTTTTCGATACGCTCATCGGATTCTAGTAATTTTAAGACGGATTTTTCATCTTCAGTTATGATATAGCCATTGTTAAAAGCAGTGTTTTTCTCTTTGAAGTCCGCTATAGACTGCTGCATAATATTGCCTGAAGACAAAGACAGTATGAAGCCAAAAACGCCAATAGCAATGGCCAAACTGACAGCAACATAACGAGTAAAATGCACCTTGAAATTTTTCAACCCTCGTTTGAACGCTGATACTTTACCAGCTGGTTTACGTGTGAGTTTTTGTGCGCTGGCATTATCCGCTTGAATAGTATTATTTTCCGCAACAATTTTACCATTCTCAATAGAGATCACTTCATGTGCAAAATCGCATACTTTTTGGTCATGCGTGATAACGATAACCAGCCTATCCTTTGAAATCTCTTTCAGTAAATTCATAATTTCATTGGAATTACTACGATCAAGCGCCCCTGTCGGCTCATCTGCTAAGATAATCGTCGGATTACTAATTAAGGCCCTCGCAATTGCCACCCTTTGCTTTTGACCACCTGACAGGTTTTCGATTTTTTCATTTGCCTTTTCCGATATACCAAGTCTATTTAGTAATTCTTTGGCATTCTCTTTATTGCTTTGGTCATTTAAACTGTTTAACTCACAATCTAACATGATATTTTCAAGCACAGTATAACCACTTAACAGATGATAGTTTTGAAAAATAAAGCCTATATTATCTCTGCGATAGGCACATAACTCGTCCTCATTCATCTTGCTAATGGATGTACCGCAAACCGAAATATCACCGCTATAATCGCTATCAAATCCTGCGAGCATATTTAGCAATGTGCTTTTACCAGAGCCTGATGCGCCGAGCAAGCACATCAGTCCTCTGTTTGGAAACGTAAAATCTACGTCGTCAAGAACAAGTGAATTACCGTATTTTTTTGTAATATTTTTAATCTGAATCATTAGCGGTCTCCTGTTTTTAATGCTGTTGCGATGTTTGTTCTTACATACACAATTGCAGTTGTAACATAAGCAATAACGGCAACACCGACAATTAGAAACATTCCTGTAGACAGCATTTTTGCATTAAGAATATTCACAGCAAACAAAGCTTCGGTCGCTTTATTGATCAGCGGAGATGTAACAAGTAGCAGTAACATTGCAGTGACAGCTACGGTAATCATTTCAGCTGCATTCAACAAATTCAAATGACGGTTGTTAAATCC
This region of Sporosarcina sp. ANT_H38 genomic DNA includes:
- a CDS encoding HNH endonuclease, coding for MQSFVVMQGQTYHEEKELGIIWSLQQDSTGKERHSRLRMIEVNEGDRIFHYVKGNIVAISVAKTGCQIASKPSTMQNHDGRDDNGYLVELEYHELEIPVNVRSEFDVILPLLPIKYSPFQIDANGNQGYLYPCNEELSIKLLELIGDLNIYQVDEEQLELAIGTVLQTERNTFVPMIAETESELKTKIRLGKQKFREGLLPLWDNKCVLCEIELPALLRASYSKPWKDSTDFERVDHYNGVLLCCNHDALYENGFIAFDGQGRLHISSQIPEKDYDKYSIHSKMKIDRTEENKPYFKWHKRNLFKG
- the sstT gene encoding serine/threonine transporter SstT, with product MKNLFTKWNQISLVKRIIIGIIVGLILALIVPKASGISIFGSLFVGALKAVAPVLVLFLVMHAISAHKSGTKTNMKTILVLYAIGTLLAGAVAVAVSFMFPVTLTLTTGAEGLSPPEGIVEVLETLLFNVVANPVNALLNANYLGILMWAVVLGLALKNANQNTKDVLGSFSDAITKVVQWVINLAPIGIMGLVFDAIVTTGLSALLVYGRLVLILVGCMLFIALVVNPLIVYVYIRRNPYPLVFKVLKESGLTAFFTRSSAANIPVNMKLCEELGLDEDTYAVSIPLGATINMAGAAVTIAVLTLATVHTLGIEVDFVTALMLSVVAAVSAAGASGVAGGSLLLIPLACSLFGVPNDIAMQVVGVGFIIGVVQDSCETALNSSSDVLFTATAEYAKERKEGKAIKAVPVKS
- a CDS encoding cupin, giving the protein MKFYRFDKEVGKTISHFNSNFIMSRIVKTEKPTQIGCMHLEANGIVGFHQAVTPQLLIVVDGAGWVRGDDELKVNIKANDVVFWEKGEGHETATVTGLTAIVIESEELTPSNFMPIKEQK
- a CDS encoding ATP-binding cassette domain-containing protein gives rise to the protein MIQIKNITKKYGNSLVLDDVDFTFPNRGLMCLLGASGSGKSTLLNMLAGFDSDYSGDISVCGTSISKMNEDELCAYRRDNIGFIFQNYHLLSGYTVLENIMLDCELNSLNDQSNKENAKELLNRLGISEKANEKIENLSGGQKQRVAIARALISNPTIILADEPTGALDRSNSNEIMNLLKEISKDRLVIVITHDQKVCDFAHEVISIENGKIVAENNTIQADNASAQKLTRKPAGKVSAFKRGLKNFKVHFTRYVAVSLAIAIGVFGFILSLSSGNIMQQSIADFKEKNTAFNNGYIITEDEKSVLKLLESDERIENVYLQHRITDVSLRMDDNSVTMAEKYPMSKTTESMSYGTMPKITKNEIALTPSLAKKFSSSISDLVGKELTLKYGHKEYKLTVSGIYNAGYDDFFVSSDVEQAFYTAGKVEQGYSISYDVKDFEDIVAVSQMLSGKEIDSKNASIEVGALQSTFKSLSRLFLTVSILILAIALFISVVLLVKLQSSRYKELGLLAALGFKKESIQRMVISENILLSAMAAIYNAVLIGGAYLTGVIFDLAISVSPLQIFVSILSTGFVVIIIGVFASYKLIHTDPAVALRK